Proteins from a single region of Verrucomicrobiales bacterium:
- the aroE gene encoding shikimate dehydrogenase yields MSLPASFCPDLVGCLSQGAAGNPTVAMIEAAFRHHRINGRYINMECPPENLADAVKGLRATGYKGFNLSMPHKVSVIPLLDGLGQSASVIGAVNCVVRRGDKLIGENTDGKGFLRSLQELTDPRGKTVVLFGAGGAARAVAVELALAGVSRFILVNRSPERGRPLLDLLVSKLSCRAELHPWTGDFALPSEADIVINGTSIGLYDDHARLPLDVSTFRSGQIVADVVFSPPVTRFLRDAREAGCKTLDGLSMLVNQGVLGVEYWTGILPDSAVMYQALAAAMRL; encoded by the coding sequence ATGTCTCTACCTGCTTCATTCTGTCCTGACCTGGTTGGCTGCCTTTCACAAGGCGCAGCGGGAAATCCCACGGTCGCCATGATCGAGGCCGCCTTCCGGCATCACCGGATCAACGGCCGCTACATCAATATGGAGTGTCCGCCTGAAAACCTGGCGGATGCCGTTAAAGGGTTGCGGGCCACCGGTTACAAGGGATTCAACCTCAGCATGCCGCACAAAGTGAGCGTCATCCCGCTGCTGGATGGTCTGGGCCAGTCGGCGTCGGTAATCGGGGCGGTTAACTGCGTCGTCCGGCGGGGGGACAAACTGATCGGCGAAAACACCGATGGAAAGGGATTTCTGCGCTCTCTTCAGGAGTTGACCGATCCGCGAGGCAAGACGGTGGTGCTGTTTGGAGCGGGCGGAGCCGCACGAGCGGTGGCGGTCGAGCTCGCCCTCGCCGGAGTGAGTCGATTCATCCTGGTGAATCGCTCGCCGGAGCGAGGTCGTCCGTTGCTCGACCTCCTGGTGAGCAAGCTGAGCTGTCGGGCGGAATTGCACCCGTGGACCGGAGATTTTGCCCTGCCGTCCGAGGCGGACATCGTGATTAACGGAACTTCAATCGGGCTGTATGACGACCATGCGCGACTGCCTCTCGACGTCTCTACATTTAGGTCAGGCCAGATTGTGGCGGATGTGGTGTTTAGCCCGCCGGTGACTCGTTTCCTCCGCGACGCCCGAGAGGCCGGCTGCAAAACCCTGGATGGCCTCTCCATGCTCGTCAACCAGGGGGTGTTAGGTGTCGAGTACTGGACCGGGATACTGCCCGACAGTGCAGTGATGTATCAGGCACTGGCTGCTGCGATGCGACTTTAG